A DNA window from Ignavibacteriales bacterium contains the following coding sequences:
- a CDS encoding bifunctional helix-turn-helix transcriptional regulator/GNAT family N-acetyltransferase has translation MDIISDLGEMAFASRLRRLGERLAKDVTLLYHKLDIDFEARWFSVFYSLHCYSPITVTGLADSLGISHTGVKQLAREMAEKKLVTWSKGKDDKRQQLISLTAKGKEIAQQLLPVWEEVRKATKELLDTTDCNMLGGLKNIEQQLDQRNMYERVWFQLKGSLPGEIEIHEYSPAMKKYFKSLNYEWLEENFTIEKADNRLLSDPNTRIVKRGGAVLFASLEGDVVGTCALIKHRNGVFELAKMAVTKKYQGRGIGKKLIIAIIDKAKTLGASELYLQTNAKLKSANYLYNKLGFIKTTAASFIRKKYRRSTFVMKLDLTNLKTI, from the coding sequence ATGGATATCATATCAGACCTCGGAGAAATGGCATTTGCAAGCCGCCTAAGGAGACTTGGAGAGCGACTTGCCAAAGATGTAACTCTCCTCTATCACAAACTTGACATAGATTTTGAAGCACGCTGGTTCTCGGTTTTTTACAGCTTGCATTGTTACTCTCCGATTACAGTTACAGGATTAGCCGACTCGCTTGGTATCAGCCATACCGGTGTCAAACAACTCGCGAGAGAAATGGCAGAGAAAAAACTTGTCACATGGTCAAAAGGGAAAGACGACAAACGGCAGCAATTGATTTCACTGACTGCAAAAGGGAAAGAAATAGCTCAACAGTTGTTGCCCGTATGGGAAGAAGTACGCAAAGCAACTAAAGAACTTCTTGATACCACGGATTGCAACATGCTGGGTGGATTGAAAAATATTGAGCAACAGTTAGATCAGCGAAACATGTACGAAAGAGTTTGGTTTCAGTTAAAAGGTTCATTACCCGGTGAAATTGAGATACACGAGTACAGCCCCGCTATGAAAAAATATTTCAAGTCGTTGAATTACGAATGGCTCGAAGAAAATTTTACGATTGAGAAAGCCGACAATAGGTTGCTTTCAGATCCCAATACAAGAATTGTCAAAAGGGGCGGTGCAGTTCTCTTCGCTTCGCTTGAAGGCGACGTTGTAGGAACATGCGCTTTAATTAAACACCGCAATGGGGTCTTCGAATTAGCTAAAATGGCAGTTACAAAAAAATATCAGGGGCGCGGTATCGGGAAAAAACTGATTATTGCAATCATTGATAAAGCAAAGACGTTAGGCGCTTCAGAACTTTACCTGCAAACGAATGCAAAACTCAAATCAGCTAATTATCTCTATAACAAGTTAGGGTTTATAAAGACAACCGCGGCTTCATTTATCAGAAAAAAATACCGCCGATCTACATTCGTAATGAAATTAGACTTAACTAATCTGAAAACAATTTAA
- a CDS encoding PD-(D/E)XK nuclease family protein, translating to MSSIKIISAQENLIDVLAAELAANDKDYSRQVIVFPGKRPSHFLRKTLAERENTSFFPPKIFSMDEFNEYLFRDVLGYRQQTLESIDAVAILFDVHKKTEQRLGRSHYDSFDNFFPVALKLLGELEEVMMANQTARRVKEVLQNIEFAKFHSLAEYFKNFYEEIERRGFVIRSMIYRTVANEIEKIDFSSHDKIILAGFYAFTNVEKKIIEGLQKKSNVKFIFQYGIGLNERLKMLGFDVKPEENYSVKNNEPDFHFYKASDTHGQIYALAAEIQKRTENGNEIDHHTAVVLPSFEALFPAIHFPLSLLKEETYNIALGYPIKRTPAYGFLSNLLELIATAFNNKFSASSYLRVILHPYVKNIRYEQRSDVTRIMFHQLEKYLAEEKSKVLLSLESIEGDDEFFDGCTKALAGIVEGVNIEKLKSQIKSIHDNTIRKFVDIKSIGDFAQRAIEVLNYIFTESTANLHPYFKPYVQKLMEVLDQVAHSLVKNEKFNEPSGYIIFLQHFLESETVPFHGTPLRGLQVLGLLETRNLAFDTLYFINANDDIVPGKPGEDMLLPQHIRKMLGLETYHDREKLVEYYFDLVVKSAKEVHLYYTENQKDGKKEKSRFVQKLLWQKQQETKTDKLTPFEKTIRFGVKLENPKPKAIAKTKEIVQHLRTIKYSASLLDTYLACQLKFYYQNVLRLREKTEVSDEIDALDVGILIHTVLEEYFKPFLGKKIEKLTRDRLEEIIARKMEEVYGKDWLGPTFMMHTQIVNHLWQFVEEYQIPMLQKSEIIIKDLEKKFTVETKGITFVGKVDRIELRSNMVYIIDYKTSKDDESVRIRFDKLDINNRETYRDAIGSFQLPIYMLLYNQQTGTPLENIIPAYLFLGRNRLNEEIEVPIGDDDISPVKIFDSIKQVIFKLVDEILNINQPFVPTEFLEDECSKCPYSAICGTTWISDVKLE from the coding sequence ATGAGCAGTATAAAAATTATATCAGCTCAGGAAAACCTTATCGATGTTTTAGCGGCGGAATTGGCCGCCAACGATAAAGATTATTCACGTCAGGTGATAGTTTTCCCCGGAAAACGACCGTCGCACTTTCTAAGAAAAACGCTTGCAGAGCGCGAAAATACAAGCTTTTTCCCGCCAAAAATATTTTCAATGGACGAGTTTAACGAGTACCTATTTAGAGATGTTCTCGGCTATCGTCAGCAAACATTGGAGTCAATAGATGCGGTTGCAATTTTGTTCGATGTTCACAAAAAAACAGAACAGCGACTTGGTCGTTCACATTACGATTCGTTCGATAATTTCTTCCCGGTTGCTTTGAAGCTTTTGGGTGAATTAGAAGAAGTTATGATGGCGAATCAAACAGCGAGAAGGGTTAAAGAAGTTTTACAGAATATTGAATTTGCCAAGTTTCATTCGCTTGCCGAGTACTTCAAAAATTTTTATGAAGAAATAGAACGACGTGGTTTTGTAATACGCTCAATGATATATCGCACCGTCGCTAATGAAATTGAAAAGATTGATTTCTCGTCTCATGATAAAATTATCCTCGCCGGCTTTTATGCCTTTACGAATGTTGAAAAGAAAATAATTGAAGGATTGCAAAAGAAGAGCAATGTAAAATTTATTTTTCAATACGGGATTGGATTGAATGAGCGGTTGAAGATGCTCGGCTTTGATGTGAAGCCGGAAGAAAATTATTCGGTAAAAAACAACGAGCCGGATTTCCATTTTTACAAAGCTTCCGATACGCACGGACAAATTTACGCGCTAGCAGCAGAAATCCAGAAACGAACAGAGAATGGAAACGAGATCGATCACCACACCGCGGTTGTGTTGCCGTCATTCGAAGCTTTATTTCCCGCAATACATTTTCCATTGTCGTTATTAAAAGAGGAAACATATAACATCGCGCTCGGTTACCCGATTAAACGCACGCCGGCTTACGGTTTTCTGAGTAATTTGTTGGAGTTGATTGCAACTGCATTCAACAATAAATTTTCGGCATCATCATATCTTCGTGTGATTCTTCATCCGTACGTGAAGAACATCCGATATGAGCAGCGTTCAGATGTTACGCGGATTATGTTTCATCAGCTTGAAAAATATCTTGCCGAAGAAAAATCAAAAGTATTATTGTCGCTTGAGTCAATTGAAGGTGACGATGAATTTTTTGATGGTTGCACGAAAGCATTGGCGGGAATCGTTGAAGGTGTTAATATTGAGAAGTTAAAATCTCAAATAAAATCGATTCACGATAATACAATCCGAAAATTTGTTGATATAAAATCAATAGGCGATTTTGCTCAAAGAGCGATTGAGGTTCTCAATTATATATTCACCGAAAGCACGGCGAACCTACACCCATATTTCAAACCGTATGTTCAGAAGTTAATGGAAGTGCTCGACCAGGTTGCTCATTCCTTGGTGAAGAATGAAAAATTCAATGAACCCTCAGGATATATAATATTTCTGCAGCATTTTCTTGAAAGTGAAACTGTCCCGTTCCATGGGACACCGCTTCGCGGATTGCAGGTACTTGGACTTTTAGAAACACGCAATCTGGCATTCGACACCCTGTATTTTATAAACGCGAACGATGATATTGTTCCGGGCAAACCGGGCGAAGATATGCTTCTTCCGCAGCACATTAGAAAAATGTTGGGACTTGAAACATACCATGACCGCGAAAAATTGGTTGAATATTATTTTGATTTAGTCGTGAAGAGCGCCAAGGAAGTTCATCTATATTATACCGAGAATCAGAAAGACGGTAAAAAAGAAAAAAGCAGATTTGTCCAGAAACTGTTATGGCAAAAACAGCAGGAAACAAAAACCGATAAGCTGACTCCATTTGAAAAAACTATACGATTTGGAGTAAAATTAGAAAATCCCAAGCCCAAAGCGATCGCTAAAACAAAAGAAATTGTACAACATCTTCGAACAATCAAATACAGCGCCTCTCTGCTTGATACGTATCTTGCGTGTCAGTTGAAATTTTATTATCAGAATGTTCTTCGGCTGCGCGAGAAAACAGAAGTCAGCGATGAGATAGACGCGTTGGACGTCGGCATTCTTATTCACACGGTGTTGGAGGAATATTTCAAACCCTTTTTGGGAAAGAAAATAGAAAAACTTACACGAGATCGATTAGAAGAAATCATCGCCCGGAAGATGGAAGAAGTTTATGGGAAAGATTGGCTGGGACCGACTTTCATGATGCACACACAAATTGTAAATCACCTGTGGCAGTTTGTCGAAGAATATCAGATTCCCATGTTACAAAAATCAGAAATAATTATAAAAGATCTGGAGAAGAAATTCACAGTTGAAACGAAAGGAATTACATTTGTAGGTAAGGTTGATAGAATCGAACTTCGCAGCAACATGGTTTATATTATTGATTATAAAACGAGCAAAGATGATGAAAGTGTTAGAATCCGATTCGATAAATTGGATATCAATAATAGAGAAACATATCGCGATGCTATCGGCTCGTTTCAACTGCCGATCTATATGCTTTTATATAATCAGCAAACAGGCACACCGCTTGAGAATATCATACCTGCTTATCTTTTTCTTGGACGGAATCGGCTTAATGAAGAAATTGAGGTTCCGATTGGCGACGATGACATTTCACCTGTGAAAATATTTGATTCGATCAAACAAGTTATTTTCAAACTTGTGGATGAAATATTGAATATCAATCAGCCGTTTGTGCCGACAGAATTTTTAGAAGATGAATGCTCGAAATGTCCGTACAGTGCAATATGTGGAACAACTTGGATAAGTGATGTGAAACTGGAGTAA
- a CDS encoding UvrD-helicase domain-containing protein, which yields MSKKSQNIDSNFTLVSASAGSGKTTQLTMRFIRLLLSDNIPNNRLKNILAITFTNNAALQMKQKVVESLKKASFGDAKTLQEMKKVGLDAENLIERSRAEVDRILDNYSDFQVQTIDSFLSRIMKVSALEFGLPPSFDVILNSDIILDEAFEHLAQELGYDSDKRKIFQQIIEIINRNQSFDKKFLWNPNEKLSREVKNIYKRLSSHAGQSVSKTQDGLIEELRDKILNELISIGDAIAKSNFNPTKNFQSIIDFAHSGDFNLLIGRTLDQKALLTSKENNFPAFKEKIEEMQRELLKIVGEYYLMASLQYYQPFVEVNQYLLGIIEKVRRERGEVALSEATKMLASKISEMNLPEIYFSLGEQIYHFLIDEFQDTSPIQWTALRPLVEESLGKGGTLFLVGDTKQAIFSFRGGDWQIMARMREKEEFPSALCNRKELDTNYRSSEAVVEFAKKVFHEIGPQQIQKEIADLSGLVSYKQEVMQNARGKGYVEVKKFDEPEEETDSPPERQAIIEIIQDCESRGYKLGDIAILTPQNKYVIAVSGWLNAEEIKFLSHSSLDIRKRKIVGEILSLLKFLDSPIDDLSFASFLLSDVLSEELKKTEDSSDFRTFLFECSRNGKSHQALYTYFREQYPQLWEKNFEHLFNMVGYLPLYDLIAEVYKKFNLFENFPDEAATLVKLLEIINAYEGRGSLSLKDFLSFSDDDSEEEMWNIAVPPSENAVTVMTIHKAKGLGFPIVISLFYDTKPHTDSMVIKEGEDGIQLMHVTKKESEFNNVLSDRYKEKETLRKLDDLNKLYVAMTRAEKEMYVVSIQKKSEEPSKFLPADGFVIGKRTNADKVKEEEEKEAAIIFPRTRGISQTKSFSKIGLEETKRGDFIHAILAQINFIGKSLEEQIKAAIENIKFMHHQEFNVDDTYNLIHKFINADDVKEYFTARPNRIVLTEQEIVSPTGALFRIDRINVDSDIVTVIDFKTGSENGEHSNQVKEYMKILAEKYYGKKIRGAIAYVDLKKVREVK from the coding sequence ATGAGTAAGAAATCACAAAACATAGATTCAAACTTCACACTCGTTTCCGCGTCTGCAGGTTCAGGCAAAACAACCCAGCTTACCATGCGGTTTATTCGATTGCTTCTCTCGGATAATATTCCAAACAACCGCCTCAAAAATATTCTCGCTATTACTTTTACAAACAATGCCGCACTCCAGATGAAACAAAAGGTTGTGGAATCTTTAAAGAAAGCTTCATTTGGCGATGCGAAAACATTGCAGGAAATGAAAAAAGTCGGGCTCGATGCTGAGAACCTCATAGAACGTTCGCGGGCGGAGGTTGACCGGATACTCGATAACTATTCAGATTTTCAGGTGCAAACAATCGATAGCTTTTTGTCGCGGATTATGAAAGTCTCGGCGTTAGAGTTCGGTCTGCCGCCTTCATTCGATGTCATACTTAACTCAGATATAATTCTTGATGAAGCGTTTGAACATCTTGCTCAAGAATTAGGATACGATTCTGATAAGAGAAAAATCTTTCAGCAGATAATAGAAATTATCAACCGCAATCAAAGCTTTGATAAAAAGTTTCTCTGGAATCCGAATGAGAAACTTTCAAGAGAAGTGAAAAACATTTATAAGCGTCTCAGTTCTCATGCGGGCCAATCAGTCTCTAAAACGCAAGATGGTCTTATTGAAGAACTCCGTGATAAAATATTAAATGAGCTGATCTCAATCGGCGATGCTATAGCGAAGAGTAATTTTAATCCGACAAAAAATTTTCAAAGCATTATCGATTTTGCACATAGCGGTGATTTTAATTTGCTCATAGGAAGAACGTTGGATCAGAAAGCTTTGCTAACTTCCAAGGAAAATAATTTCCCCGCGTTTAAGGAAAAAATTGAGGAGATGCAAAGGGAATTGTTGAAGATAGTTGGAGAATATTATCTTATGGCGTCGCTTCAATATTATCAGCCGTTCGTTGAGGTGAATCAATATCTTCTCGGAATAATAGAGAAAGTGCGGAGAGAACGCGGCGAGGTAGCGTTGAGCGAAGCTACAAAAATGCTTGCATCGAAAATATCTGAAATGAATCTTCCAGAAATTTATTTTTCTTTGGGTGAACAGATTTACCATTTTCTGATCGACGAATTTCAAGATACATCGCCGATTCAATGGACAGCGCTCAGACCGCTTGTTGAAGAATCTTTAGGAAAGGGAGGAACGCTGTTTCTTGTTGGAGACACGAAGCAAGCGATATTTTCATTTCGCGGCGGCGACTGGCAAATAATGGCGCGAATGAGGGAAAAAGAAGAATTCCCGTCGGCTCTATGCAACAGAAAGGAATTGGATACAAACTATCGCAGCTCGGAAGCGGTGGTGGAGTTTGCGAAAAAGGTATTTCATGAAATCGGTCCGCAGCAAATTCAAAAAGAAATTGCGGACCTCAGCGGACTTGTTTCGTACAAACAAGAAGTTATGCAGAATGCACGCGGCAAAGGTTATGTTGAAGTAAAGAAGTTTGATGAGCCGGAAGAAGAAACCGATTCTCCACCGGAGCGGCAAGCGATTATTGAAATAATCCAAGATTGCGAAAGTCGCGGTTACAAACTTGGAGATATAGCAATCCTCACTCCGCAGAATAAATATGTGATTGCCGTGAGCGGCTGGCTTAACGCCGAAGAAATAAAATTCCTTTCGCACAGCAGTCTCGATATACGCAAACGAAAGATTGTCGGAGAGATTTTATCGCTCTTAAAATTTCTCGATTCACCGATCGACGATCTTTCATTCGCTTCGTTTTTATTGAGCGACGTCTTATCGGAAGAATTGAAAAAAACCGAAGATTCGTCCGATTTCCGCACATTTCTTTTTGAATGCAGTAGAAACGGCAAATCGCATCAGGCGCTTTATACATATTTCCGTGAGCAATATCCGCAATTGTGGGAGAAAAACTTCGAGCATCTTTTCAACATGGTCGGCTATCTTCCGCTTTATGATTTGATAGCGGAAGTTTATAAAAAATTTAATTTGTTTGAAAATTTCCCGGATGAAGCTGCAACGCTTGTAAAATTGTTGGAGATAATAAATGCTTATGAGGGACGCGGCAGTTTGAGCTTGAAAGATTTTCTCTCTTTTTCAGATGACGATTCAGAAGAAGAGATGTGGAACATCGCGGTTCCGCCAAGTGAAAACGCCGTAACTGTTATGACGATTCATAAAGCAAAAGGGCTCGGCTTTCCGATTGTGATAAGTTTGTTTTATGACACGAAGCCGCACACAGATTCTATGGTTATCAAAGAGGGTGAAGATGGAATTCAACTAATGCATGTTACAAAGAAAGAGTCGGAGTTTAACAATGTGCTTTCGGATAGGTATAAGGAGAAAGAAACTCTTCGCAAGCTTGATGATCTGAATAAATTATATGTGGCTATGACACGGGCAGAAAAAGAAATGTATGTTGTATCAATCCAAAAAAAATCAGAAGAGCCGTCAAAATTTTTACCAGCAGACGGATTCGTAATCGGTAAACGCACAAACGCCGATAAGGTTAAGGAAGAAGAAGAAAAAGAAGCGGCAATTATTTTCCCGAGAACACGGGGTATTTCGCAGACGAAAAGTTTTTCAAAGATCGGTTTGGAAGAAACAAAGCGCGGCGATTTTATACATGCCATACTGGCGCAAATTAATTTCATCGGTAAATCTCTTGAAGAACAAATAAAAGCCGCAATAGAAAATATTAAGTTCATGCATCATCAGGAATTTAATGTGGATGATACTTATAATCTCATTCATAAATTTATAAATGCTGATGATGTAAAAGAATATTTTACCGCTCGTCCAAACAGAATTGTTCTGACAGAACAAGAGATTGTAAGTCCAACAGGTGCATTGTTTCGTATCGACAGAATAAATGTTGATTCAGATATTGTAACCGTGATTGATTTTAAAACAGGTTCGGAGAATGGCGAGCACTCGAATCAGGTGAAAGAGTACATGAAAATTCTTGCAGAGAAATATTACGGTAAGAAAATTCGTGGAGCAATCGCATACGTCGATCTGAAGAAAGTGCGGGAGGTAAAATGA
- a CDS encoding YdeI/OmpD-associated family protein, whose amino-acid sequence MKPIFFPSQSEFRKWLEKNYKKKTELLVGYYKVDSGKPSMTWSQSVDEALCFGWIDGIRRSIDKESYCIRFTPRKLSSNWSAINIQKVKTLIKQGLMRQAGLEAFSHRKKDKSKTYSFENAAQKFTESFETKFKSNKKGWDFFKAQPPSYQKMVIHWIMSAKQESTQFTRLEKTITESKKQKRLY is encoded by the coding sequence ATGAAACCAATATTTTTTCCATCCCAATCAGAATTTAGAAAGTGGTTAGAAAAAAACTACAAGAAGAAAACCGAGTTATTGGTTGGTTATTACAAAGTGGACAGCGGCAAACCGAGCATGACATGGTCCCAATCTGTTGATGAAGCGCTTTGTTTTGGCTGGATAGATGGAATCCGCAGATCAATCGACAAAGAGAGTTACTGCATTCGCTTCACGCCAAGAAAATTGTCAAGCAACTGGAGTGCAATAAATATTCAAAAAGTTAAAACACTAATCAAACAAGGGCTAATGCGGCAAGCAGGGCTTGAGGCATTTAGTCATCGTAAGAAAGATAAATCAAAAACCTACAGTTTCGAAAACGCCGCCCAAAAATTTACCGAAAGTTTTGAAACCAAATTTAAGTCGAACAAAAAGGGGTGGGATTTCTTTAAAGCACAGCCGCCGTCATACCAAAAAATGGTTATCCATTGGATTATGTCTGCCAAGCAGGAATCAACTCAGTTTACCCGTCTCGAAAAAACTATCACCGAAAGTAAAAAACAAAAACGGCTTTATTAA